The Leptospira johnsonii genome window below encodes:
- the groL gene encoding chaperonin GroEL (60 kDa chaperone family; promotes refolding of misfolded polypeptides especially under stressful conditions; forms two stacked rings of heptamers to form a barrel-shaped 14mer; ends can be capped by GroES; misfolded proteins enter the barrel where they are refolded when GroES binds), translated as MAKIIEYDETARRKLLEGVNKLANAVKVTLGPKGRNVVIDKKFGSPTITKDGVTVAKEIELEDSIENMGAQMVKEVSTKTNDVAGDGTTTATILAQSIINEGLKNVTAGANPMALKHGIDKAVAAAVESIKKRSVKIENKKDIANVATISANNDKEIGNLIADAMDKVGKDGVITVEEAKSIETTLDVVEGMQFDRGYVSPYMVTDPEAMIATLSDPYILIYDKKISSMRDLLPVLEKVAQAGRPLVIIAEEVEGEALATIVVNTLRKTISCVAVKAPGFGDRRKAMLEDIAILTGGQVISEDLGMKLENATVQQLGRAKKVTVDKENTTIIEGQGASKDIQGRVGQIKKQIEDTTSEYDREKLQERLAKLAGGVAVIHVGAATEVEMKEKKHRVEDALSATRAAVEEGIVPGGGLTLLKAQEAVAALKLEGDEATGAKIIFRALEEPIRMITSNAGLEGSVIVEHAKTKKGNEGFNALTMVWEDLLQAGVVDPAKVVRFALQNAASIGSMILTTEVTITDKPEKDGALPPMGGMGGMGGMGGMM; from the coding sequence ATGGCAAAAATTATCGAGTATGATGAAACAGCTAGACGCAAACTTTTAGAAGGCGTTAACAAACTAGCAAACGCTGTAAAAGTTACCCTAGGTCCTAAAGGAAGAAACGTAGTAATCGACAAAAAATTCGGATCTCCTACTATCACTAAGGACGGAGTTACCGTAGCAAAAGAGATCGAACTAGAAGATTCCATCGAGAACATGGGCGCTCAGATGGTAAAAGAAGTTTCCACAAAGACGAATGACGTTGCTGGAGACGGAACTACCACTGCTACTATTCTCGCTCAATCCATCATCAATGAAGGATTGAAAAACGTAACTGCGGGTGCAAACCCTATGGCACTCAAACACGGAATCGACAAAGCGGTTGCCGCAGCTGTTGAGAGCATCAAAAAACGTTCCGTAAAGATCGAAAACAAAAAAGACATCGCTAACGTTGCGACTATTTCCGCTAACAACGATAAAGAGATCGGAAATCTGATCGCTGATGCAATGGATAAAGTTGGAAAAGACGGAGTTATCACAGTAGAAGAAGCTAAATCCATCGAAACCACTTTAGACGTGGTAGAAGGTATGCAATTCGACCGTGGATACGTTTCTCCATATATGGTAACCGATCCTGAAGCAATGATCGCAACTTTAAGCGATCCTTATATTCTGATCTATGACAAAAAGATCTCCTCTATGAGAGACCTTCTTCCTGTATTGGAAAAAGTCGCTCAAGCAGGAAGACCTTTAGTTATCATCGCAGAAGAAGTAGAAGGAGAAGCATTAGCTACTATCGTAGTAAACACTCTTCGTAAAACTATCTCTTGTGTGGCTGTTAAAGCTCCTGGATTCGGAGATCGTCGTAAAGCGATGTTGGAAGATATCGCTATCCTTACCGGTGGACAAGTGATTTCCGAAGACCTCGGAATGAAGCTGGAAAACGCGACAGTTCAACAACTGGGACGCGCTAAAAAAGTTACCGTGGATAAAGAGAACACCACCATCATCGAAGGACAAGGTGCTTCTAAAGATATCCAAGGTCGTGTAGGCCAGATCAAAAAACAGATCGAAGATACTACTTCCGAGTACGATCGTGAAAAATTACAAGAACGCCTGGCAAAACTTGCCGGAGGAGTTGCAGTAATTCACGTAGGTGCTGCTACTGAAGTGGAAATGAAAGAGAAAAAACACCGTGTAGAAGACGCTCTTTCCGCAACCCGCGCAGCGGTAGAGGAAGGAATCGTACCTGGTGGTGGACTTACTCTTCTCAAAGCTCAAGAAGCTGTTGCCGCTCTTAAATTAGAAGGCGACGAAGCTACCGGAGCAAAGATCATCTTCCGTGCATTGGAAGAACCGATCCGTATGATCACTTCTAACGCAGGTCTGGAAGGATCTGTAATCGTAGAGCATGCAAAAACTAAGAAAGGAAACGAAGGTTTTAACGCACTAACTATGGTGTGGGAAGATCTACTCCAAGCAGGAGTCGTTGACCCTGCAAAAGTGGTTCGTTTCGCTCTTCAAAATGCTGCTTCTATCGGATCTATGATCTTGACTACAGAAGTTACGATCACAGACAAACCGGAAAAAGACGGAGCTCTTCCTCCTATGGGTGGAATGGGCGGTATGGGAGGAATGGGCGGCATGATGTAA
- a CDS encoding adenylate/guanylate cyclase domain-containing protein, with the protein MPIRDYLPKFLCNILEITDRSKMDDSVRKVLENEEVIGAYVSNAFRYLLLLFFAAQLALNWKSGDALINGIAFAIFTAVTIGHSYVIRTCTQWAIKGFSYLALVADFFVITSLLMYYTLHENSFDLGFAIKNPIMNFLLFPLAFSLIQFRLRYVVLSVILFYLVYFGIFSYALIYDKMVFAKDWGDYVMGPNVLVTDALFGRPMVYLILAFFFSFGILRTLIMIRRIGEGEAQRSLLSRYFSPGMVEEMMTNPNVLEGRRQTATILFTDIRNFTTLSENMDPIELSKFLSSIRETLTDCVFEFGGTLDKYIGDAVMATFGTPYPSADPASDAIRALQSGQRMLEKLGEFNKVRESNGLEPVRIGIGIHTGEVFSGNIETSKSSEFTVIGDAVNTASRIESLTKNFGKELLVSEETWKLAGANFIGETLPPIQVKGREKLVTVVAVGA; encoded by the coding sequence ATGCCTATAAGAGATTATCTACCTAAGTTTCTATGTAATATTTTGGAAATAACGGATCGAAGTAAAATGGACGATTCAGTCCGTAAGGTTTTAGAAAACGAAGAAGTTATAGGCGCTTATGTATCCAACGCCTTTCGATATCTACTTCTTTTATTTTTTGCAGCTCAGTTGGCCCTAAACTGGAAAAGTGGAGATGCGCTCATCAACGGGATCGCATTTGCAATTTTTACTGCAGTCACCATCGGACATTCTTATGTGATACGAACATGCACTCAATGGGCGATCAAAGGTTTCTCTTATCTTGCATTGGTCGCGGACTTTTTTGTGATCACTTCTTTATTAATGTATTATACACTTCACGAAAATTCTTTTGATCTGGGATTCGCGATCAAAAACCCGATCATGAATTTCCTACTCTTTCCTTTAGCGTTTTCGTTGATCCAGTTTAGATTGAGATATGTGGTTTTAAGCGTGATCTTATTCTACCTGGTTTATTTCGGAATATTTTCCTACGCGTTAATATACGACAAGATGGTATTCGCAAAAGATTGGGGAGACTATGTGATGGGACCGAATGTTTTGGTCACAGACGCCTTATTCGGAAGACCAATGGTCTACTTGATCCTAGCATTTTTCTTTTCTTTCGGGATCTTAAGAACTCTTATCATGATCCGGCGCATAGGAGAAGGAGAAGCACAAAGATCCCTTCTCTCTCGTTACTTCTCTCCTGGAATGGTAGAAGAAATGATGACCAACCCGAACGTATTGGAAGGCAGAAGGCAGACTGCTACCATATTATTTACCGACATCCGCAACTTCACAACTCTTTCCGAGAACATGGATCCTATAGAGTTAAGCAAATTCCTTTCCTCCATTAGAGAAACATTAACTGATTGCGTTTTTGAATTCGGCGGGACTTTGGACAAATACATAGGAGACGCGGTTATGGCCACATTTGGCACACCGTATCCCTCAGCAGATCCTGCCTCTGACGCGATCCGTGCACTCCAGAGTGGACAAAGAATGTTGGAAAAATTGGGAGAATTCAATAAAGTAAGAGAATCCAATGGATTGGAGCCAGTAAGGATCGGGATAGGAATTCATACGGGAGAAGTATTTTCCGGAAATATAGAAACCAGTAAAAGTTCGGAATTCACTGTGATCGGAGACGCAGTTAATACCGCCTCTAGAATAGAATCTCTTACTAAAAACTTTGGAAAAGAACTCTTAGTCTCTGAAGAAACCTGGAAACTCGCTGGAGCAAATTTTATAGGTGAGACTCTTCCACCTATTCAGGTAAAAGGAAGAGAAAAACTGGTAACTGTGGTTGCTGTGGGAGCCTAA
- the groES gene encoding co-chaperone GroES encodes MAIKPLGDRVLVEPKQDAEEKIGSIFVPDTAKEKPQEGKVVEVGSGRYEDGKLIPLEVKPGDVVLYGKYSGTEIKSEGKEYLIIRESDILAIVKK; translated from the coding sequence ATGGCGATTAAACCGCTAGGTGACCGTGTTTTGGTTGAGCCTAAACAAGACGCTGAAGAAAAGATCGGCAGCATCTTCGTTCCTGATACTGCTAAGGAAAAACCGCAAGAGGGAAAAGTTGTAGAGGTAGGAAGCGGACGTTATGAAGACGGAAAGCTTATACCCCTTGAAGTTAAACCCGGTGACGTCGTTCTATACGGCAAATATTCCGGAACTGAAATTAAGTCCGAAGGCAAAGAATACTTGATCATCCGCGAAAGCGACATTCTTGCCATCGTGAAAAAGTAA
- a CDS encoding ParB N-terminal domain-containing protein — translation MKIRVSDIKVKNRIRKDLGDLHGLKSSIQNLGLLHPIIIDLDNKLVSGERRLECVKLLGWEYVDVRIVDVRSKKERVLIEAEENNVRLPFTPEEQERAQKLLRRYSHTGILGRLFAWLLDLWEWFWSWLFKN, via the coding sequence ATGAAAATTCGGGTCTCCGATATTAAGGTAAAGAACCGCATTCGTAAAGATTTAGGCGACTTACATGGTCTAAAATCTTCCATACAAAACTTAGGGCTTTTGCATCCGATCATTATCGACCTGGACAATAAATTAGTCTCCGGCGAAAGACGCCTGGAATGTGTGAAACTTCTGGGCTGGGAATACGTAGATGTTCGGATCGTAGATGTACGAAGTAAAAAAGAAAGAGTTTTGATCGAAGCCGAAGAAAACAATGTGCGGCTACCGTTTACCCCGGAAGAACAGGAAAGGGCTCAAAAGCTATTAAGAAGATATTCCCATACAGGGATCCTTGGTAGATTGTTTGCCTGGCTCTTGGATCTTTGGGAATGGTTCTGGTCCTGGCTATTCAAAAACTAA
- a CDS encoding acyl-CoA dehydrogenase family protein gives MLENNYFLENEDLKQHFESLIDWDEIVEAFEQGFSDKKEYEKTGKEEFALAPGSKEEAIEFYRSVLESAGEIAGKEVAPFAQKMDAEGLIYEKGKVRFPKEMINAVNQVKEAGILPYSIGRKHGGLGLPCTVQAMLMEIFSRADGSVAIALGCMNLAETIERFGSQEMVESYVPKMAAGELCGAMALTEPNYGSDLPNLQTKAIKGEDGVWRITGAKRFITHGCGFDDKPSIILTLARTGSPTSGARGLSFFLVKSEDVEIAGIEKKMGLHCSPTCEVVYENTPGILIGEEGYGLVKYSMAMMNGARLSIAGQAMGIGAAAYYEAKKYADEREQFGKKIRNIPAVKKMLDFMDREILAMRSILQEASRSIDLYHWKSEKMKENGIDEREIKKDDSLKKWEKLANLFTPLSKYYITEQANKIAFDALQIHGGAGYTYDYDISRIYRDVRITNIYEGTTQLQVVAAIGGIVTGLGAKGILRQYLDEEMSLFSPSRELLENYKKLEESHTIYTSLENGSSKDEVAFELVESATRVIIGVILERGLKKMDGNSKKERAALVRFYNLDSSALLEYNKIRIQNKKEVALV, from the coding sequence ATGCTCGAAAATAATTATTTCTTAGAGAACGAGGACTTAAAACAACATTTCGAATCCTTAATAGATTGGGACGAAATAGTAGAAGCGTTCGAACAAGGTTTTTCCGACAAAAAGGAATATGAAAAGACCGGAAAGGAAGAATTCGCATTAGCTCCGGGAAGTAAAGAAGAAGCCATCGAATTTTACAGATCAGTATTAGAATCCGCCGGCGAGATCGCTGGAAAAGAAGTAGCTCCCTTCGCCCAAAAAATGGATGCAGAAGGTTTAATATACGAAAAAGGTAAAGTTCGTTTTCCTAAAGAAATGATAAACGCTGTCAACCAGGTCAAGGAAGCAGGAATTCTTCCTTATTCCATAGGACGTAAACACGGAGGATTAGGACTCCCTTGTACGGTGCAAGCGATGTTGATGGAAATATTTTCCAGAGCGGACGGATCAGTTGCAATCGCATTAGGATGTATGAATCTTGCAGAGACAATAGAAAGATTCGGCTCCCAAGAAATGGTAGAATCTTACGTACCTAAAATGGCGGCAGGAGAACTCTGTGGAGCTATGGCGCTCACAGAACCGAATTACGGATCCGACCTTCCTAACTTACAAACAAAAGCTATCAAAGGAGAGGATGGGGTCTGGAGAATTACCGGAGCCAAAAGATTTATCACTCATGGTTGCGGCTTCGATGATAAACCTTCTATCATTCTTACATTAGCAAGAACAGGAAGTCCAACGAGCGGAGCAAGAGGACTCTCCTTCTTCTTAGTCAAAAGTGAAGATGTAGAGATCGCAGGTATAGAAAAGAAGATGGGACTTCATTGTTCCCCCACCTGCGAAGTGGTTTATGAAAACACTCCAGGCATATTGATCGGAGAAGAAGGATATGGACTCGTAAAATACTCCATGGCAATGATGAACGGCGCAAGACTGTCCATTGCAGGACAGGCAATGGGGATCGGAGCCGCGGCTTATTACGAAGCCAAAAAATACGCAGACGAAAGAGAACAATTTGGCAAGAAGATCCGAAACATTCCCGCAGTGAAAAAGATGCTGGATTTCATGGACAGAGAGATCCTGGCAATGCGCTCCATTTTGCAGGAAGCTTCTAGATCCATAGACCTCTACCATTGGAAATCCGAAAAAATGAAAGAGAATGGGATCGATGAAAGAGAGATAAAAAAGGACGATAGTTTGAAAAAATGGGAGAAGCTCGCCAATCTATTCACTCCATTATCTAAATATTATATTACAGAACAGGCAAATAAAATCGCATTCGACGCCCTGCAGATCCACGGAGGAGCCGGATACACCTATGACTACGATATTTCGAGGATCTATAGGGATGTAAGGATAACCAATATCTACGAAGGAACCACACAATTACAGGTCGTGGCTGCCATCGGAGGGATTGTCACTGGACTCGGCGCCAAAGGGATCTTAAGACAATATCTAGACGAAGAAATGAGCCTCTTCTCCCCTTCCAGAGAATTATTAGAAAACTACAAAAAACTGGAAGAATCTCATACAATTTATACTTCTTTAGAGAACGGCTCCTCCAAGGACGAGGTAGCATTCGAATTAGTCGAATCCGCAACCAGGGTCATCATTGGGGTCATCTTAGAAAGAGGCTTAAAAAAGATGGATGGGAATTCCAAAAAGGAAAGAGCTGCTTTGGTTCGTTTTTATAATCTAGATAGCTCTGCCTTATTAGAATATAATAAAATTAGGATCCAGAATAAGAAGGAAGTAGCTCTAGTTTAA
- a CDS encoding deoxyribodipyrimidine photolyase — protein sequence MYSERNLIRVREGNKRPVWEEGEFILYWLRANRRLAWNHSLDYSIHLAKKFKKPLVIFESVLMDFEWSSPRLHQFILEGICDTAEEASRVGFTYWPFIETKEHSLSEILPFILEKASVVVTDDFPCFFLPEHAEKLAGILNCKLLLVDSNSITPLASYEKSFGYARVLRPKLHDRFVESYVHRSNPKPSPKGIPSSDTLKKLKFLFSGKKEDISSYLQKMSSKLPNILPVLGKTGGRKEGLKLLKKFLKEGLPFYSEERSEPRPPERVRSSSLSPYLHFGMISVEEVVTAVLQSDPKIDWSPDILNHSYRGKNEGFFHPNPNINSFLDELLTWRELGYLLFYKDPSFRKDLSILPNWAKLTLEAHKGDKREYTYTKEEFEKAITHDPIWNAAQKELVLTGTIQNYLRMLWGKKIIEWSSSPEEAFRILEDLNHKYAYDGRDPNSYTGILWCFGAFDRPWSPERAVFGNIRYMSSDSTSKKFKLKPYLEYIRSLEGMSELRLFR from the coding sequence TTGTATTCAGAAAGAAATTTAATCCGGGTGCGAGAAGGGAATAAAAGGCCCGTCTGGGAAGAAGGAGAATTTATCCTCTATTGGCTTCGTGCGAATAGGAGATTGGCCTGGAATCATTCTTTGGATTATTCCATCCACCTCGCCAAAAAATTCAAAAAGCCATTGGTCATCTTTGAATCAGTCCTGATGGATTTCGAATGGAGTTCTCCCAGGCTTCACCAATTTATTTTAGAAGGAATCTGTGATACTGCAGAAGAAGCTTCTCGTGTTGGTTTTACATATTGGCCTTTTATTGAAACAAAAGAGCATTCCCTTTCTGAGATCCTTCCTTTTATTTTAGAAAAAGCTTCCGTAGTTGTAACTGACGATTTCCCCTGCTTTTTTCTTCCGGAACATGCGGAGAAGCTTGCGGGTATCCTAAATTGTAAACTACTGCTGGTGGATTCCAATTCAATTACTCCACTCGCTTCTTACGAAAAATCTTTCGGATATGCCAGGGTTTTGAGGCCAAAACTTCATGATAGATTCGTGGAATCTTATGTGCATAGATCTAACCCGAAGCCGAGTCCGAAAGGGATCCCAAGTTCTGATACTTTAAAAAAACTTAAATTTCTATTTTCTGGGAAGAAGGAGGATATATCTTCCTATTTGCAAAAGATGAGTTCCAAGTTGCCGAATATACTTCCCGTTTTAGGTAAAACGGGAGGAAGAAAAGAAGGATTAAAACTTCTAAAAAAATTCCTAAAAGAAGGACTTCCTTTTTATTCGGAAGAAAGGAGCGAACCCAGACCGCCGGAAAGGGTTAGATCTTCTTCTTTATCTCCTTATTTACATTTTGGAATGATCTCTGTAGAGGAGGTTGTCACCGCGGTCTTGCAGTCGGATCCAAAGATAGATTGGAGCCCCGATATTTTAAATCATTCTTATAGAGGAAAAAACGAAGGTTTCTTTCATCCGAACCCAAATATAAATTCTTTTTTAGATGAACTTCTGACCTGGAGAGAATTGGGTTATCTTTTGTTCTATAAGGACCCAAGTTTTAGAAAAGATCTCTCCATTCTTCCGAATTGGGCCAAACTTACTTTGGAAGCTCATAAAGGTGATAAGAGAGAATATACATATACCAAGGAAGAATTTGAGAAGGCGATAACCCATGACCCGATCTGGAACGCCGCTCAAAAAGAATTAGTTCTTACTGGTACCATCCAAAATTATCTCAGAATGCTTTGGGGCAAAAAAATAATAGAATGGTCTTCCTCTCCGGAAGAGGCATTTCGTATATTAGAAGATTTGAATCATAAATATGCATACGATGGTAGGGATCCGAATTCTTATACAGGAATTCTTTGGTGTTTTGGAGCATTCGATCGACCTTGGTCCCCAGAAAGAGCGGTGTTCGGAAATATCCGTTATATGTCCTCGGATTCTACTTCTAAAAAATTCAAGTTAAAACCCTATCTGGAATATATCCGGTCTCTGGAAGGAATGTCGGAACTCCGACTCTTTAGATAA
- a CDS encoding YvaD family protein, with translation MEPNIKDYKGLNSLFLITDIGFILYWSITLLHLIPDEYLFKDYENPILQAWNWSFLPLDLFVSFTGLYSLSLSKKGNPNWKTLAILSLAFTFASGLQAIAFWVISEDYNISWWIPNLYLMIYPLFYVPKLIRS, from the coding sequence TTGGAACCTAATATAAAGGATTATAAAGGTTTAAATTCTCTTTTCCTTATTACAGATATAGGATTCATCTTATATTGGTCGATTACACTTCTTCATTTAATCCCAGATGAATACTTGTTTAAAGATTATGAAAATCCGATCTTACAGGCTTGGAACTGGTCCTTTTTGCCTTTGGATCTTTTCGTTTCTTTTACTGGATTATATAGTTTGTCTCTTTCCAAAAAAGGAAATCCAAATTGGAAAACATTGGCCATTCTCTCTTTGGCGTTCACATTTGCTTCCGGTTTACAGGCCATTGCATTTTGGGTGATCAGTGAAGATTATAATATTAGTTGGTGGATCCCAAATCTGTATCTAATGATCTATCCACTCTTCTATGTACCTAAATTGATACGCTCTTGA
- a CDS encoding oxidoreductase yields the protein MNHRVAIVAGGTGLVGGELVQELLIDPSWDKVYLLVRKPLEWTHAKLELILTDWEKLPELPQGVTDAFCTLGTTIGKAGSKEKFKKVDLEYPISFAKVCKEKGVKSFFIVTALGADPNSFVFYNQVKGEVEAEISKLGFETFGIFRPSLLEGDRKEFRLGEKIGSKLAFLINPLLLGPFKKYRSIHAKTVAKSMVNLAWSDQKGKKIIESDKIQVLGSSSARANLDSIL from the coding sequence ATGAACCATAGAGTTGCGATCGTTGCAGGTGGTACAGGACTAGTCGGCGGAGAACTTGTACAGGAATTATTGATAGATCCATCTTGGGACAAGGTCTATCTTTTGGTACGAAAACCCTTGGAATGGACACATGCCAAACTGGAATTGATCCTTACCGATTGGGAGAAACTCCCCGAGTTACCCCAAGGTGTAACTGACGCGTTCTGTACTTTGGGAACTACAATCGGCAAAGCTGGCTCTAAGGAGAAATTTAAGAAAGTGGATCTGGAGTACCCAATCAGTTTTGCAAAAGTTTGCAAGGAGAAGGGTGTAAAATCTTTCTTTATAGTGACCGCACTTGGAGCAGATCCAAATTCTTTCGTTTTTTATAATCAAGTGAAAGGAGAAGTAGAAGCAGAAATTTCTAAACTCGGTTTTGAAACTTTCGGGATTTTCAGACCTTCTCTTTTAGAAGGAGATCGAAAAGAATTCAGATTAGGAGAGAAGATCGGGTCTAAACTTGCCTTCTTGATCAATCCTTTACTTTTGGGTCCTTTTAAAAAATACAGATCTATTCATGCTAAGACTGTTGCTAAGTCCATGGTGAATCTGGCCTGGTCGGATCAAAAAGGAAAAAAGATCATAGAATCGGATAAGATCCAAGTATTGGGATCTTCTTCTGCAAGAGCGAATTTAGATTCGATCTTATGA
- a CDS encoding DUF962 domain-containing protein, which translates to MTETKKYETLQEFWPFYLREHSNKMNRIFHFIGTTCALVFILSAIFYLNAWYLLGALFSGYFFAWIGHFFLEKNRPATFTYPFKSFVSDWRMYFCTITGQLGKELQKAGVK; encoded by the coding sequence ATGACTGAAACCAAAAAATACGAAACCCTACAGGAATTCTGGCCATTCTACCTAAGAGAGCATTCAAACAAGATGAACCGGATATTCCATTTTATAGGAACCACATGCGCTCTTGTGTTTATTCTTTCTGCAATCTTCTATCTAAACGCTTGGTACTTGCTGGGAGCATTGTTTAGCGGATACTTTTTTGCATGGATTGGACATTTCTTCCTAGAAAAAAACCGTCCTGCCACATTTACTTATCCGTTCAAATCTTTCGTGAGTGATTGGAGAATGTATTTTTGTACGATTACCGGACAATTAGGTAAAGAGTTACAAAAAGCGGGAGTGAAATAA
- the lipL32 gene encoding major surface lipoprotein LipL32 — MKKSSILIISTAIMVSFAACIGGLPGLQSNFSVGEQDIPGVGVKKLFAPYSETVNYWGYIKPGQAADAVVNGKKSYFLYIWVPAAIVELGVRLISPTGEIGEPSSGDFVSEAFKAATPEEKSMPNWFDTWIRVERLAAIMPNQIDGAAKGKALQNLGDNDDGDDTYNEERHNKYNSLLRIQIPNIPKSLDELKNIDTKKLLVRGLYRITFTTYKVGEVKGSFVATVGVLGPPGVPGLSPILHANPAELQKLAVDAEEKLKAAVAGDKK, encoded by the coding sequence ATGAAAAAATCTTCGATCCTTATAATCTCCACCGCTATAATGGTCAGCTTTGCTGCATGTATCGGTGGACTCCCCGGCCTACAAAGTAATTTCTCGGTCGGAGAGCAAGACATTCCAGGAGTAGGAGTTAAGAAGCTTTTCGCGCCTTATTCTGAAACTGTGAACTATTGGGGATACATCAAACCAGGACAAGCCGCTGACGCAGTAGTAAACGGAAAGAAATCATATTTCCTTTATATTTGGGTTCCAGCAGCTATCGTTGAACTAGGCGTTCGCTTAATTTCCCCTACCGGAGAAATCGGTGAGCCATCTAGCGGCGACTTCGTGAGTGAGGCTTTCAAAGCTGCAACTCCTGAAGAAAAAAGCATGCCGAACTGGTTCGATACTTGGATTCGCGTAGAGCGCTTAGCAGCTATTATGCCGAACCAAATCGACGGAGCAGCTAAAGGAAAAGCACTTCAAAATCTTGGCGACAATGATGATGGAGACGATACTTACAATGAAGAGCGTCACAACAAGTACAACTCTTTACTTCGTATCCAAATTCCTAACATTCCAAAGAGCTTGGATGAACTGAAAAACATCGACACTAAAAAACTTTTAGTTCGCGGTTTATACAGAATTACCTTCACTACTTACAAAGTAGGCGAAGTTAAAGGTTCTTTCGTAGCTACTGTTGGAGTTCTTGGCCCTCCAGGTGTTCCAGGTCTTTCTCCGATTCTTCACGCAAACCCAGCTGAATTGCAAAAATTAGCTGTTGATGCAGAAGAAAAATTGAAAGCTGCAGTTGCTGGAGACAAGAAGTAA